AAATCTCCCTTTTTCAAGTGTATTGGTGCTGGGATTTCTGGGCGGAGCTTTCATTTCCCTTGGCTATTTGCTGGATATCCGAGTCATCGCCAGTCTTCCTGAAGAATGGGGAACGTTTAGCTCATTGATCGGTGCAGCAGTATTTCCCGTAGGACTCATTTTAATTGTCATTGCCGGCGGAGAACTGCTGACCGGAAATATGATGGCCGTATCGATGGCCTTTTTGTCAAAAAGGATATCCCTTGGAAGGCTAATAAAAAATTGGTTTTGGATAACGTTATTTAACTTTGTAGGAGCCTTGTTTGTCGCCTATTTTTTCGGTCAGGTCGCAGAATTGACCTCAACTGGACCCTATCTTGACAAAACGGTTGCGATTGCAGGAGCGAAGCTGGAGCACGGTTTCATTTCCTCCCTGGTATCAGCAATTGGGTGCAATTGGCTTGTAGGCCTGGCTGTCTGGCTTGCATATGGAGCTGAGGATATTGGCGGGAAGATCCTGGCGATATGGTTTCCAATCATGGCATTTGTCGCCATTGGTTTTCAGCACGTTGTTGCCAACATGTTCGTTATTCCCGCGGCTATATTTTCTGGTTATTATAGCTGGATTGATTTTATCAGGAACTTTGTTCCGGTATATATCGGCAATGCGATTGGAGGAGCTGTGTTTGTCTCCGTGTTTTACTGGATTGCATATCGCCAAACAATCGAAACTGGAACCAGGAAAGAATCCAAGAGGAAACATAACCAGGCGGGAATTCAAAAACATAGATTTGCAAGAGTTGGATTAAGGAGGCATGGAAATGAGTGAATCTAAATTTACCATCCAAATCAATGGTAAGGAATACAGTGCTGTTGAGGGACAGAAAATTTTAGAAGTAGCCAGAGCTGAGGACGTGTTTATACCTGGCGTCTGCTACCATCCTGATTTGGGGACAATCCAGACATGTGATACATGTTATGTCATGGTAGATGGTCAATTAACACGGTCTTGTACGATGAAAGCTGAGCCCGGGATGGTGGTTGATACCATGTCAGATCAGGTGAAGACTGCGCAGTATG
The nucleotide sequence above comes from Mesobacillus jeotgali. Encoded proteins:
- a CDS encoding formate/nitrite transporter family protein yields the protein MAYHPPNKIAQLTAEHGQKKANLPFSSVLVLGFLGGAFISLGYLLDIRVIASLPEEWGTFSSLIGAAVFPVGLILIVIAGGELLTGNMMAVSMAFLSKRISLGRLIKNWFWITLFNFVGALFVAYFFGQVAELTSTGPYLDKTVAIAGAKLEHGFISSLVSAIGCNWLVGLAVWLAYGAEDIGGKILAIWFPIMAFVAIGFQHVVANMFVIPAAIFSGYYSWIDFIRNFVPVYIGNAIGGAVFVSVFYWIAYRQTIETGTRKESKRKHNQAGIQKHRFARVGLRRHGNE